One segment of Fuscovulum ytuae DNA contains the following:
- a CDS encoding xanthine dehydrogenase family protein molybdopterin-binding subunit: MPKDTGIGASSKRREDVRFLSGRGVYTDDMAIAAQTYAVFVRSNVAHGRIKSINTANAAAMPGVLAIFTGEDFKDVGGNPAGWLINSRDGTPMREPKRPVLAHGKVRHVGDAYAAVIAETYNQAKDAAQQLADDSEIEELPAIVDMKKAVADASNRVHDEIPDNLCFDWGWIEDNRAAVDEAFKNAPHITTLELVNNRLVPNAMEPRASIGEYFPGTGDYKLTTTSQNPHLTRLLVAAFVLGIPENKLTVVAPDVGGGFGSKIYHYGEEALVLAAARKLGRPVRWTAERTESFLTDAHGRDHVTKIEMASTKDGEILAIRTETLANVGAYLSNFSTATPTFLHGTLMAGPYKVPHVYVNVKTVFTNTAPVDAYRGAGRPEATFSIERIVDKMCRELNLDPFEVRRKNLIQPDQFPYTTPVGLVYDTGNYQATLDKLIELADVAGFDKRAAASKAKGKLRGMGLSTWIEACGIAPSNLVGVLGSRVGLYDAATVRVNATGNISVMTGAHSHGQGHETVFAQIVAEKLGIPESSIEIVHGDTSKIPFGMGSYGSRSLAVCGAAMTKAVDKIIAKGKKIAAHMLEASENDIVFADGKFSVAGTDKAKSFGEIAFSAYVPHNYPLETLEPGLEETAFYDPANFTYPAGAYLCEVEVDPETGKVDIASFTCADDFGHVMNPMIVEGQVHGGVGQGIGQALLENTSYDENGQLLTASYMDYAMPRADDVPFYTVDHSCVTPCTHNPLGVKGCGEAGAIGSPPAVVNAVIDALHRGGHTHVKHIDMPVSPSRVWAAING, translated from the coding sequence ATGCCGAAGGACACAGGGATCGGCGCCAGCAGCAAGCGGCGCGAGGACGTGCGCTTTCTGTCGGGGCGCGGGGTCTATACCGATGACATGGCGATTGCCGCGCAGACCTATGCGGTCTTCGTACGGTCGAACGTCGCGCATGGGCGGATCAAGTCGATCAACACGGCCAATGCCGCCGCGATGCCCGGCGTGCTGGCCATCTTCACGGGCGAGGATTTCAAGGATGTGGGCGGCAACCCGGCGGGCTGGCTGATCAACAGCCGCGATGGCACGCCGATGCGCGAACCCAAGCGCCCGGTGCTGGCCCATGGCAAAGTCCGCCATGTGGGCGACGCCTATGCCGCCGTGATCGCGGAAACCTACAATCAGGCCAAGGACGCGGCCCAGCAACTGGCCGATGATAGCGAGATCGAGGAACTGCCCGCCATCGTCGACATGAAGAAGGCCGTGGCCGATGCGTCGAACCGCGTGCATGACGAGATCCCCGACAACCTCTGCTTCGACTGGGGCTGGATCGAGGATAACCGCGCGGCGGTGGATGAGGCGTTCAAGAACGCGCCCCACATCACCACGCTGGAACTGGTGAACAACCGTCTGGTGCCGAACGCGATGGAACCGCGCGCCAGCATCGGGGAATATTTCCCCGGCACGGGCGACTACAAGCTGACCACCACCTCGCAGAACCCGCACCTGACGCGGCTTCTGGTGGCGGCCTTCGTTCTGGGCATCCCGGAAAACAAGCTGACGGTCGTGGCCCCTGATGTGGGCGGCGGCTTCGGGTCGAAGATCTATCACTATGGCGAAGAGGCGCTGGTTCTGGCGGCGGCACGCAAGCTGGGCCGTCCGGTGCGCTGGACGGCAGAGCGGACGGAAAGCTTCCTCACCGATGCGCATGGCCGCGACCATGTGACGAAGATCGAGATGGCATCGACCAAGGATGGTGAGATTCTTGCGATCCGCACGGAAACGCTGGCCAATGTGGGGGCTTACCTTTCGAACTTCTCCACCGCGACGCCGACCTTCCTGCATGGCACGCTGATGGCGGGCCCCTATAAGGTGCCGCATGTCTATGTGAACGTGAAAACGGTCTTCACCAATACCGCCCCCGTCGATGCCTATCGCGGCGCGGGTCGGCCCGAGGCCACGTTCTCGATCGAACGTATCGTCGATAAGATGTGCCGCGAGCTGAACCTTGATCCGTTCGAGGTGCGCCGCAAGAACCTGATCCAGCCGGATCAGTTCCCCTACACCACCCCGGTCGGGCTGGTCTATGACACGGGCAACTATCAGGCGACGTTGGACAAGCTGATCGAACTGGCAGACGTAGCCGGCTTCGACAAGCGGGCAGCGGCGTCCAAGGCAAAGGGCAAGCTGCGCGGCATGGGCCTTTCGACCTGGATCGAGGCTTGCGGCATCGCGCCGTCGAACCTTGTGGGCGTGCTTGGGTCGCGCGTCGGCCTTTATGACGCCGCAACCGTGCGGGTGAACGCCACCGGCAATATCAGCGTGATGACCGGGGCGCATAGCCACGGGCAGGGCCATGAGACGGTCTTTGCCCAGATCGTGGCCGAAAAGCTGGGCATCCCGGAAAGCTCGATCGAGATCGTGCATGGCGACACGTCGAAGATTCCCTTCGGCATGGGGTCATACGGGTCCCGCTCTCTGGCGGTCTGCGGCGCGGCGATGACCAAGGCGGTGGACAAGATCATCGCCAAGGGCAAGAAGATTGCGGCCCATATGCTGGAAGCGTCCGAGAACGACATTGTCTTTGCCGATGGCAAGTTCAGTGTCGCAGGCACCGACAAGGCGAAAAGCTTCGGCGAGATTGCCTTCTCGGCTTACGTCCCGCACAACTACCCGCTGGAAACGCTGGAACCGGGGCTGGAAGAAACGGCCTTCTACGATCCGGCAAACTTCACCTATCCCGCAGGTGCCTATCTTTGCGAGGTGGAGGTGGACCCCGAAACCGGCAAGGTTGATATCGCGTCCTTCACCTGCGCCGATGACTTTGGCCATGTGATGAACCCGATGATCGTCGAGGGGCAGGTGCATGGCGGCGTGGGGCAGGGGATCGGTCAGGCCCTCTTGGAAAACACGTCCTATGACGAAAACGGCCAGCTCTTGACGGCGTCCTATATGGATTACGCCATGCCGCGCGCCGATGACGTGCCCTTCTATACGGTGGACCATTCCTGCGTCACGCCCTGCACCCATAACCCCCTCGGGGTGAAGGGCTGCGGCGAGGCCGGGGCCATCGGGTCGCCCCCGGCGGTGGTCAATGCGGTGATCGACGCGCTTCATCGCGGCGGCCATACGCATGTGAAACATATCGACATGCCCGTCTCGCCGTCGCGAGTCTGGGCGGCGATCAACGGCTGA
- a CDS encoding (2Fe-2S)-binding protein: protein MTKVTMTVNGKTVSGEVEGRTLLSTFLREGLGLTGTHVGCDTSQCGACVVHVDGKAVKSCTTFAADVAGASVKTIEGMNNPDGSLSVIQQAFQDHHGLQCGFCTPGMVMSSAALLADNPKPSEAEIRHYLEGNICRCTGYHNIVKAVLAASGQDAAAQAAE from the coding sequence ATGACGAAAGTCACGATGACGGTGAACGGCAAGACCGTCTCGGGCGAGGTGGAGGGGCGCACGCTTCTGTCCACCTTCCTGCGCGAGGGGTTGGGGCTGACCGGCACGCATGTCGGCTGCGACACCAGCCAATGTGGCGCCTGCGTGGTGCATGTGGATGGCAAGGCGGTGAAATCCTGCACCACCTTTGCCGCCGATGTGGCGGGCGCAAGCGTCAAGACGATCGAGGGGATGAACAATCCCGATGGGTCGCTATCGGTGATCCAGCAGGCGTTCCAAGACCATCACGGCCTGCAATGCGGCTTCTGCACGCCCGGCATGGTGATGTCTTCCGCCGCGCTTCTGGCCGACAACCCCAAGCCGTCCGAGGCCGAGATCCGGCATTACCTTGAGGGGAATATCTGCCGCTGCACGGGCTATCATAACATCGTCAAGGCGGTGCTGGCCGCATCCGGGCAGGATGCAGCTGCGCAGGCCGCCGAATAA
- a CDS encoding FIST N-terminal domain-containing protein has product MNQRREAFSASQDAGLALVARASVPVDVPHPLRQLEEALGPGPFALVILFVSPDADLDALALRLPGRFGGARVVGCSTAGEISGAGYTEGEIVAVGLPASHFAADLLLIPDLSAMEREGLIGQLIRSRQSLSRAHPDWEGEFAFLLVDGLSVREDELAGALASGLGPVPLFGGSAGDGTRFRATFVLHEGHALQNAAVLALVRTDCRVKVFSLDHLTPTEARMVVTGADPARRIVHKINAEPAAQEYARLLGKDPAQLTTFTFAAHPVVVRVGGKHHVRAIREVAEGGDLIFFSAIDEGVVLTLADPQDMVTHLAGRMAELAAEGAPVAILACDCILRRMEAQEKQKSGAVSAILRENRVVGFSTYGEQFNALHVNQTMTGVAIYPPDDRAAEAAE; this is encoded by the coding sequence ATGAACCAGCGGAGGGAGGCATTTTCTGCGTCGCAGGACGCGGGGCTGGCACTGGTCGCGCGGGCGTCTGTGCCGGTGGACGTGCCGCATCCGCTGCGTCAATTGGAAGAGGCGCTGGGGCCGGGGCCTTTCGCCCTTGTCATTCTGTTCGTGTCGCCGGATGCCGATCTGGATGCGCTGGCGCTGCGCCTGCCGGGGCGGTTCGGGGGGGCGCGTGTCGTCGGCTGTTCCACGGCGGGCGAGATTTCCGGGGCGGGCTATACCGAGGGCGAGATCGTCGCCGTGGGCCTGCCTGCATCGCATTTCGCGGCGGACCTGCTGTTGATTCCCGACCTTTCGGCGATGGAGCGGGAGGGGCTGATCGGGCAATTGATCCGGTCGCGGCAATCGCTGTCCCGTGCGCATCCCGATTGGGAGGGGGAGTTCGCCTTCCTTCTTGTCGATGGCCTGTCGGTGCGCGAGGACGAGCTTGCCGGGGCGCTGGCATCGGGGCTGGGGCCGGTGCCCCTTTTCGGGGGATCGGCGGGGGATGGGACGCGGTTTCGCGCGACCTTCGTTCTGCACGAAGGCCATGCCTTGCAAAATGCCGCCGTCTTGGCCTTGGTGCGGACCGATTGCCGGGTGAAGGTCTTCAGCCTTGACCATCTGACGCCAACCGAAGCGCGCATGGTGGTGACCGGGGCCGATCCGGCGCGACGCATCGTCCATAAGATCAATGCCGAACCTGCTGCACAGGAATATGCGCGGCTTCTGGGCAAAGACCCCGCGCAGCTGACCACCTTTACCTTTGCAGCCCATCCCGTGGTCGTGCGTGTCGGGGGCAAGCACCATGTGCGCGCGATCCGCGAGGTGGCAGAGGGCGGCGATCTGATCTTCTTTTCCGCCATCGACGAAGGCGTTGTGCTGACGCTGGCCGATCCGCAGGACATGGTGACCCATCTGGCGGGCCGCATGGCCGAACTGGCCGCCGAGGGCGCGCCTGTGGCCATCCTTGCCTGCGATTGCATCCTGCGCCGGATGGAGGCGCAGGAGAAACAGAAGTCGGGGGCCGTGTCGGCCATCCTGCGTGAAAACCGGGTGGTGGGTTTTTCCACCTATGGTGAACAGTTCAATGCGCTGCATGTGAACCAGACGATGACAGGGGTGGCCATCTATCCGCCTGACGATAGGGCCGCCGAGGCGGCGGAATGA
- a CDS encoding HNH endonuclease yields MDGDFRTQFVRDPAALKHYPALVLNADYRPLSYYPLSLWPWQEAIKAAVLDRVQIVAEYDHTVRSQRQEFRIPSVVVLKEYVKPQKRVAFTRFNLFLRDEFSCQYCGAKGDLTFDHVLPRSRGGITSWENVVAACSPCNLRKGSKTLKQVGMHLMRPPRQPTAEEMQTHGRKFPPNHLHESWMDFLYWDAELED; encoded by the coding sequence ATGGACGGCGATTTCAGGACACAGTTTGTACGCGATCCGGCAGCGTTGAAGCATTACCCTGCTTTGGTGCTGAATGCCGATTATCGGCCGCTGAGTTATTACCCCCTCAGCCTTTGGCCGTGGCAAGAGGCGATCAAGGCCGCCGTGCTGGACCGGGTGCAGATCGTGGCGGAATATGACCACACCGTCCGCAGTCAGAGGCAAGAGTTCCGCATACCTTCGGTCGTGGTCCTGAAAGAATATGTCAAACCCCAGAAGCGCGTGGCATTCACGCGCTTCAATCTTTTTCTAAGGGACGAATTTTCCTGCCAATATTGCGGCGCGAAGGGCGATCTGACCTTTGATCATGTCCTGCCCCGGTCGCGCGGCGGCATTACCTCATGGGAAAATGTGGTCGCCGCCTGTTCGCCCTGCAACCTGCGCAAAGGGTCGAAAACCCTGAAACAGGTGGGGATGCATCTGATGCGCCCGCCGCGCCAGCCCACGGCGGAAGAGATGCAGACGCATGGCCGCAAATTCCCGCCCAACCATCTGCATGAAAGCTGGATGGATTTCCTGTATTGGGATGCGGAACTGGAAGACTAA
- a CDS encoding lytic transglycosylase domain-containing protein encodes MPIQRRDVLFLALPLALAACGGGRRDTPPSRSAQGPEEINRLIRKYARVYDIPESLIHETVRRESGYNPAARNGPYYGLMQIHPQTAQTMGFRGDPSQLLDAETNMIYAGKYLRGAWLVARGNHDRAHMWYRRGYYYEAKRMGLLEETGLRS; translated from the coding sequence ATGCCCATCCAGCGCCGCGATGTCCTTTTCCTCGCCCTGCCCCTCGCCCTCGCCGCCTGTGGCGGTGGCCGCCGCGACACCCCGCCCAGCCGCAGCGCACAGGGCCCGGAAGAGATCAACCGACTGATCCGCAAATATGCCCGCGTCTATGACATCCCCGAAAGCCTGATCCACGAAACCGTCCGCCGCGAAAGCGGCTATAACCCCGCTGCCCGCAACGGACCCTATTACGGGCTGATGCAGATCCACCCCCAGACCGCGCAGACCATGGGGTTCAGGGGCGACCCGTCCCAGCTTCTGGATGCCGAAACCAACATGATCTACGCCGGAAAATACCTGCGCGGCGCATGGCTCGTGGCGCGCGGCAACCATGACCGCGCCCATATGTGGTATCGCCGCGGCTATTATTACGAAGCCAAACGCATGGGCCTTCTGGAGGAAACGGGCCTCAGATCCTAA
- a CDS encoding FAD binding domain-containing protein, whose product MHNFDFVKPSSIAEAVKALSSDGAQALSGGQTLTPTLKQRLAAPSVLVSLTGIAEMQGVCMGSDGLSIGAATTHATVAKEAAAHYPALAALAGGIGDPAVRNRGTIGGSIANNDPAACYPAGVLGSGATVVTNRRKIAADDYFQGMFTTALEEGEIVTGVTFPVPQKAAYVKFNQPASRFALTGVFVAKFADGVRVAVTGASNNGVFRWSDAEKALSANFAASAVEGLTVSSDDMIGDLHGTPAYRANLVKVLTKRAVAAAH is encoded by the coding sequence ATGCATAACTTTGATTTCGTGAAACCTTCCAGCATTGCCGAAGCGGTCAAGGCGCTGTCGTCGGATGGGGCGCAGGCCCTTTCCGGTGGGCAGACCCTGACCCCCACGCTGAAGCAGCGGCTGGCAGCGCCCTCTGTTCTCGTGTCCCTCACCGGGATTGCCGAGATGCAGGGCGTCTGCATGGGGTCTGATGGCCTGTCGATCGGGGCGGCCACCACCCATGCGACCGTCGCCAAGGAGGCCGCCGCCCATTATCCGGCGCTGGCCGCGCTGGCGGGGGGGATTGGCGATCCGGCGGTCCGCAATCGTGGCACCATCGGCGGGTCCATCGCCAATAACGACCCGGCGGCCTGCTATCCGGCAGGAGTGCTGGGATCGGGCGCAACGGTGGTGACGAACCGCCGCAAGATCGCCGCTGATGACTACTTCCAAGGCATGTTCACCACGGCGCTGGAGGAAGGCGAGATCGTGACCGGTGTCACCTTCCCGGTGCCGCAGAAAGCCGCCTATGTGAAGTTCAACCAGCCTGCCAGCCGCTTTGCCCTGACCGGGGTCTTTGTGGCGAAATTCGCGGATGGGGTGCGCGTGGCCGTGACGGGGGCGTCAAACAACGGCGTCTTCCGTTGGTCTGATGCCGAAAAGGCGCTTTCGGCCAACTTCGCGGCTTCGGCAGTGGAGGGGCTGACCGTGTCCTCGGATGACATGATCGGCGACCTGCACGGCACGCCCGCCTATCGGGCGAACCTTGTGAAAGTGCTGACCAAGCGCGCGGTCGCCGCCGCGCATTAA
- a CDS encoding PAS-domain containing protein, whose protein sequence is MIETLINPADPPERQTEKLLAIAQVLMRRVEQITDDSGAAYAQFQRAAMLEDQVRERTRDLERALDLLNDSNARLAEANRATEAARQNLANAIETIQEGFALFDAQDVLVMCNSRFGMHMLDLREHLKPGLRFGDYIERVSQSRFLELPPGESAEDWAVARRRRHQDRHVIFNVRMVWDRWVQVSEHRTADGGTVILQTDVTEIIRLERSERGKMLDDQARVIRATLDHISQGVCIFDAEARLVGWNQRLGQLLTVPMARFRMGVSFDAILDRFRTDLTFGEGITEARLGDWVAGREGRGAIRFELRRGPDMIMDVFAQGMPNGGFVMSFTDVTAERAAIEALSRANETLEARVMERTLELEDALAHAERANASRSRFVAAASHDLLQPLSAAKLFISSVPEEGLGAETRAALDKAQNALLSVEGILGALLDISKLESGRAAVSVGPVRLERLLEQFHDEFGAIAAAKGLRLSVVPSRVTVTSDAAYLRRILQNLIGNAIRYTDRGRILVGVRRRGGMVRIEVRDTGPGIPETEQDNIFKEFHRLNARASASEGMGLGLAIVERACALLGHPLGLSSEIGRGTCFMVQVPLADGVAHPEGPRPAPSPRPSMQNRIVFLVENDGDLRRAMALLLEKWGVSVLDAASGEEALELIEELGILPDCFIVDFNLGAGMDGVKFLSMVQARHGAVPARIVTADHRPELRAHCAAAGVGLMMKPLDARALESFIAGLPQAG, encoded by the coding sequence ATGATCGAGACGCTGATCAACCCCGCCGATCCGCCTGAACGGCAAACCGAAAAGCTGCTGGCCATCGCGCAGGTCTTGATGCGCCGGGTGGAACAGATCACCGATGACAGCGGCGCGGCCTATGCGCAATTCCAGCGCGCGGCGATGCTGGAGGATCAGGTGCGCGAACGCACCCGCGATCTGGAACGCGCGCTGGACCTTTTGAATGACAGCAATGCAAGGCTGGCCGAGGCGAACCGCGCCACCGAAGCCGCGCGGCAGAACCTTGCAAATGCGATCGAGACGATTCAGGAGGGATTCGCCCTTTTCGATGCGCAGGATGTGCTGGTGATGTGCAATTCCCGGTTCGGGATGCACATGCTTGACCTGCGGGAACATCTGAAGCCAGGGCTGCGCTTTGGCGATTATATCGAACGGGTCAGCCAGTCGCGCTTTTTGGAACTGCCGCCGGGGGAAAGCGCCGAGGATTGGGCCGTCGCGCGCCGTCGTCGCCACCAGGACCGGCATGTGATCTTTAACGTCCGCATGGTCTGGGACCGTTGGGTTCAGGTCAGCGAACACCGCACCGCAGATGGCGGGACGGTGATCCTGCAAACCGATGTGACCGAGATCATCCGTCTGGAACGGTCGGAACGCGGCAAGATGCTGGACGATCAGGCCCGCGTGATCCGCGCCACGCTGGACCATATCAGCCAAGGTGTCTGCATCTTTGATGCCGAGGCGCGGCTGGTGGGGTGGAATCAGCGTCTGGGCCAGCTTTTGACCGTCCCCATGGCGCGGTTCCGCATGGGTGTGAGTTTCGACGCCATCCTTGACCGTTTCCGCACCGACCTGACCTTTGGCGAAGGCATCACCGAGGCGCGGCTGGGCGATTGGGTCGCGGGGCGCGAGGGGCGGGGGGCGATCCGCTTTGAGTTGCGGCGCGGGCCGGACATGATCATGGATGTCTTTGCCCAAGGCATGCCCAATGGCGGTTTCGTGATGTCTTTCACCGATGTCACCGCCGAGCGCGCGGCAATCGAGGCGCTGAGCCGCGCCAATGAAACGCTTGAGGCGCGGGTGATGGAACGCACGCTGGAACTGGAGGATGCGCTGGCGCATGCCGAACGCGCCAATGCCAGCAGGTCACGTTTCGTGGCGGCGGCCAGCCATGACCTGTTGCAGCCGCTGAGCGCGGCGAAACTTTTCATCTCATCCGTTCCTGAAGAGGGGCTGGGGGCCGAGACCCGGGCCGCGCTGGACAAGGCGCAGAACGCGCTTTTGTCGGTGGAAGGGATTTTGGGCGCGCTTCTGGATATCTCGAAACTTGAAAGCGGGCGGGCGGCGGTATCGGTGGGGCCTGTGCGGCTGGAACGGCTTTTGGAACAGTTCCACGACGAATTCGGGGCCATTGCGGCGGCCAAGGGGTTGCGGCTGTCGGTGGTGCCGTCGCGGGTGACAGTCACGTCGGATGCGGCCTATCTGCGGCGCATCCTGCAAAACCTGATCGGCAATGCCATCCGCTATACCGACCGGGGGCGCATTCTGGTGGGCGTGCGGCGCCGTGGTGGCATGGTTCGGATCGAGGTGCGCGACACGGGGCCGGGGATACCCGAAACCGAACAGGACAACATCTTCAAGGAATTCCACCGCCTGAATGCCCGCGCTTCGGCCAGCGAAGGGATGGGGCTTGGCCTTGCCATCGTGGAGCGGGCCTGCGCCCTTTTGGGCCATCCCCTTGGCCTGTCGTCAGAGATCGGGCGGGGCACCTGTTTCATGGTGCAGGTGCCTTTGGCCGATGGGGTGGCGCATCCCGAAGGACCGCGCCCCGCGCCAAGCCCCCGCCCGTCGATGCAGAATCGCATCGTCTTTTTGGTGGAAAACGACGGCGATCTGCGCCGCGCGATGGCGCTTTTGCTTGAGAAATGGGGTGTCAGCGTCCTTGATGCCGCCTCGGGTGAAGAGGCGCTGGAATTGATCGAAGAACTGGGCATCCTGCCCGACTGCTTTATCGTCGATTTCAATCTAGGGGCGGGGATGGACGGGGTGAAATTCCTGTCCATGGTTCAGGCGCGGCATGGCGCGGTGCCTGCGCGGATCGTCACCGCCGACCACCGCCCCGAATTGCGCGCCCATTGCGCGGCGGCGGGGGTGGGCTTGATGATGAAGCCGCTGGATGCCCGCGCTCTCGAATCTTTCATCGCGGGATTGCCGCAGGCGGGATAG
- a CDS encoding CoxG family protein, with translation MKLTDFREIKADPATVWAAILNPDVLKECVPGCESMSGSVADGFEAVVTQKVGPVKATFKGAVSFSDIVEGRSLKISGEGKGGPAGFAKGGAAVTLEPMEGGTRLSYDVEAAVGGKIAQLGSRIIDGFAKKMADEFFTRFQAAVEGPAEEEMAEEATAGEGEKKKGWFKRLMG, from the coding sequence ATGAAGCTGACCGATTTTCGCGAGATCAAGGCCGACCCGGCCACTGTCTGGGCGGCGATCCTGAATCCCGATGTCCTGAAGGAATGCGTGCCGGGATGCGAAAGCATGTCGGGCAGCGTGGCCGATGGGTTCGAGGCCGTGGTGACCCAGAAGGTCGGCCCGGTGAAGGCCACCTTCAAGGGGGCCGTGTCCTTTTCCGATATCGTCGAAGGCCGTAGCCTAAAGATATCGGGCGAAGGCAAGGGTGGCCCTGCCGGTTTCGCCAAAGGCGGTGCGGCAGTGACCTTGGAACCTATGGAGGGCGGCACTCGCCTTTCCTACGATGTCGAGGCGGCGGTGGGCGGCAAGATCGCTCAATTGGGCAGCCGGATCATCGACGGTTTCGCCAAGAAGATGGCGGATGAATTCTTCACCCGATTCCAGGCTGCGGTCGAAGGTCCGGCTGAAGAAGAAATGGCCGAAGAGGCCACAGCGGGCGAAGGCGAAAAGAAGAAGGGTTGGTTCAAGCGCCTGATGGGCTGA
- a CDS encoding response regulator — translation MDGSQRRLATALIVDDHPLFCDALSMTLRAVAGIEGIETADRLETALARLEISPLPDVVVLDLNLPDVNGLDGLIRLRATAGDVPVVVVSSLADNRVIGAALRAGAVGFVPKHSRREVFKAAFDAIRAGEGFVPEGFVPQADPNAPASQREEAISRLSLLTRQQAKILQLICEGMLNKQIAYELTIAETTVKAHVTAIMRKLGVQSRTQAVLIAQEASFDRLMPENG, via the coding sequence ATGGACGGATCGCAGCGCAGGCTTGCCACGGCCTTGATCGTGGATGACCATCCGCTGTTCTGCGACGCCCTGTCGATGACATTGCGCGCAGTGGCAGGGATCGAGGGGATCGAGACGGCGGACAGGCTGGAAACGGCGCTGGCGCGGCTGGAGATTTCGCCTTTGCCGGATGTGGTGGTGCTGGATCTGAACCTGCCGGATGTGAACGGGCTGGATGGGTTGATCCGGCTGCGCGCCACGGCGGGGGATGTGCCGGTGGTGGTGGTGTCCTCCTTGGCCGACAATCGAGTGATCGGCGCGGCGCTGCGGGCCGGTGCCGTGGGCTTTGTTCCCAAACATTCGCGGCGCGAGGTGTTCAAGGCGGCCTTCGATGCCATTCGCGCGGGTGAGGGGTTTGTGCCCGAAGGGTTTGTGCCGCAGGCCGATCCCAATGCACCTGCAAGCCAGCGTGAGGAGGCCATTTCGCGGCTTTCCCTTTTGACGCGGCAGCAGGCGAAGATCTTGCAACTGATCTGCGAGGGGATGCTGAACAAGCAGATCGCCTATGAGTTGACCATCGCCGAGACCACGGTGAAGGCGCATGTGACGGCGATCATGCGCAAGCTGGGCGTGCAAAGCCGGACGCAGGCCGTGTTGATTGCGCAAGAGGCGAGTTTCGATCGTTTGATGCCCGAAAACGGGTAG